In the Theobroma cacao cultivar B97-61/B2 chromosome 1, Criollo_cocoa_genome_V2, whole genome shotgun sequence genome, one interval contains:
- the LOC18610601 gene encoding AP-3 complex subunit sigma isoform X2, with protein MVMNTHGKPRLAKFYEYLWKSSRSLHEAFLRVPISYQHSSSSSSSSYFSFLCCRAENVSNFIEAESIFGPDSRLLYKHFATLDFVVVYSSEIELAVLDLIQDMLSWMR; from the exons ATGGTGATGAACACTCACGGCAAGCCTCGCCTTGCAAAATTTTACGAATATCTG TGGAAAAGCAGCAGGAGCTTACACGAAGCGTTTTTGCGGGTTCCGATCTCTTACCaacattcttcttcttcgtcCTCTTCTTCTTACTTTAGCT TCTTGTGCTGTAGAGCTGAGAACGTAAGCAATTTCATAGAGGCTGAATCCATTTTTGGTCCG GATAGTCGCCTTCTATACAAGCATTTTGCTACTCTTGACTTTGTTGTTGTATATAGTTCTGAAATTGAACTAGCCGTGCTTGACTTGATACAAG ATATGCTATCCTGGATGAGATAA
- the LOC18610601 gene encoding AP-3 complex subunit sigma isoform X1, with translation MVMNTHGKPRLAKFYEYLWKSSRSLHEAFLRVPISYQHSSSSSSSSYFSFLCCRAENVSNFIEAESIFGPDSRLLYKHFATLDFVVVYSSEIELAVLDLIQARLYEMMFLENVYGVCFRFRFQTLLDGCESFLFRICYPG, from the exons ATGGTGATGAACACTCACGGCAAGCCTCGCCTTGCAAAATTTTACGAATATCTG TGGAAAAGCAGCAGGAGCTTACACGAAGCGTTTTTGCGGGTTCCGATCTCTTACCaacattcttcttcttcgtcCTCTTCTTCTTACTTTAGCT TCTTGTGCTGTAGAGCTGAGAACGTAAGCAATTTCATAGAGGCTGAATCCATTTTTGGTCCG GATAGTCGCCTTCTATACAAGCATTTTGCTACTCTTGACTTTGTTGTTGTATATAGTTCTGAAATTGAACTAGCCGTGCTTGACTTGATACAAG CAAGGTTATACGAGATGATGTTTTTGGAAAACGTATATGGGGTATGCTTCAGGTTCAGGTTTCAAACGTTACTTGATGGCTGCGAAAGCTTCTTGTTTAGA ATATGCTATCCTGGATGA